A single genomic interval of Camelina sativa cultivar DH55 chromosome 11, Cs, whole genome shotgun sequence harbors:
- the LOC104726100 gene encoding uncharacterized protein LOC104726100 yields the protein MDSPQSVVSPFKIGESENENSNSVQSSGNKSNGINSNGKDSKSCGREDLVGTLEVYVHQARDIHNICIYHKQDVYAKLCLTNDPEKSVSTKIINGGGRNPVFDDNVKLDVRVLDTSLKCEIYMMSRVKNYLEDQLLGFTLVPMSELLFKNGKLEKEFSLSSTDLYHSPAGFVQLSLSYNGSYPDVMAIPSMPSSVSVDETTKDPEGSESVPGELDKIEFPDPNVANENEKMVSEYFGISCSTIDSETSDSLVTSDAENHVTNSVTSILKQDSPESSNATNGAASPHASAHSATETPNHEHLSVVNSKASSQESGSEASGETSEEKIVKSVPTLKVEPESKVVQQDIVDMYMKSMQQFTDSLAKMKLPLDIDSPTKSENSSSDSQKLPTPKSNNGSRVFYGSRPFF from the coding sequence ATGGACTCCCCGCAATCTGTTGTTTCACCATTCAAGATCGGTGAGTCAGAGAATGAGAACTCAAATTCTGTGCAGAGCTCTGGAAACAAATCGAATGGCATAAATTCCAATGGGAAAGATTCTAAAAGTTGTGGCCGGGAAGACCTCGTTGGTACTCTTGAGGTTTATGTCCATCAGGCAAGGGATATCCATAACATTTGTATATATCACAAGCAAGACGTTTATGCCAAGCTTTGCCTTACAAATGATCCTGAAAAGTCTGTCTCGACCAAAATCATCAATGGTGGTGGGAGAAATCCGGTTTTTGATGACAATGTTAAGCTTGATGTCAGGGTTCTGGACACTTCCCTCAAATGTGAGATTTACATGATGAGCAGGGTGAAAAATTATCTTGAAGACCAGCTGCTTGGTTTTACTTTGGTTCCTATGTCGGAACTGCTCTTCAAGAATGGGAAACTTGAGAAAgagttctctctttcttccacTGATCTGTACCATTCGCCAGCTGGTTTTGTTCAATTGTCACTCTCCTATAATGGATCCTACCCTGACGTGATGGCTATTCCCTCTATGCCTTCGTCTGTTTCTGTTGATGAAACTACCAAGGATCCAGAAGGGTCTGAATCAGTTCCAGGTGAGTTGGATAAGATAGAGTTTCCAGATCCTAATGTCGCGAACGAAAATGAGAAGATGGTTTCCGAGTATTTTGGGATCTCCTGTTCCACTATTGACTCAGAAACTTCTGACAGCTTGGTTACTTCCGATGCTGAGAATCATGTGACCAATTCTGTCACTTCAATACTGAAGCAAGATTCACCTGAGAGCAGCAATGCAACAAATGGAGCTGCTTCTCCTCACGCTTCAGCTCACTCCGCCACAGAAACACCAAACCATGAACATCTCTCTGTCGTGAATTCCAAAGCGAGTTCCCAGGAGTCAGGGAGCGAGGCTTCAGGTGAGACATCCGAGGAGAAGATTGTGAAATCCGTCCCCACTCTGAAAGTTGAGCCGGAGTCAAAGGTGGTACAGCAGGATATCGTCGACATGTACATGAAAAGCATGCAACAGTTTACTGATTCACTGGCTAAGATGAAGCTTCCTCTGGACATTGATAGCCCAACAAAATCAGAGAATTCAAGCTCTGATTCTCAGAAGCTGCCAACACCAAAGAGTAACAACGGATCCCGTGTGTTCTATGGGAGCAGGCCCTTCTTCTGA
- the LOC104726099 gene encoding uncharacterized protein LOC104726099 isoform X1 has product MTHCFAFSAVQFSSRNSLSLSLPFISKSNICFAVSAVQLSSRNSLSFPQPILLRHVISTRSNFEIDRVCRAHASSIGSYEGSSSTDLEDANSDGFDLGSFVSFAEALCILSSAVLSVVLAVNYVVVGEIGKKVLSLGFVGLVGSVATGLWLRRRQWMRICKGARESEGTNLIRRLEKLEEDLKSSTTIVRVLSRHLEKLGIQFRVTRKALKEPISETAALAQKNSEATRAS; this is encoded by the exons ATGACACATTGCTTCGCCTTCTCCGCCGTACAATTTTCTAGCCGGAATTCTTTATCATTATCGCTTCCTTTCATCAGCAAAAGCAACATCTGCTTCGCCGTCTCCGCCGTACAACTTTCTAGCCGGAATTCTTTATCATTCCCTCAGCCTATCCTCCTCCGCCACGTCATCTCTACCCGGTCTAATTTCGAGATCGATCGAGTTTGTAGAGCTCATGCGTCTTCTATCGGATCATACGAAGGTAGTTCTTCTACGGACCTCGAAGACGCCAATTCCGATGGCTTTGATTTGGGGAGCTTTGTTTCATTCGCGGAGGCGCTTTGTATTCTATCATCCGCCGTGTTATCGGTGGTTCTCGCGGTGAATTACGTGGTGGTTGGTGAAATCGGGAAAAAGGTTTTGTCTTTAGGTTTTGTTGGATTGGTTGGTTCAGTCGCCACTGGTTTGTGGCTTAGACGACGGCAATGGATGAGGATTTGCAAAGGAGCGAGAGAGAGTGAAGGGACGAATTTGATTCGAAGGTTGGAGAAACTTGAAGAGGATTTAAAAAGCTCGACCACCATTGTTAGAGTTCTTTCTAGGCATCTAGAGAAGCTTGGGATTCAGTTTCGGGTCACCCGGAAAGCTCTAAAGGAACCAATTTCTGAG ACTGCAGCTTTGGCTCAGAAGAATTCTGAGGCCACAAGGGCATCCTAA
- the LOC104726099 gene encoding uncharacterized protein LOC104726099 isoform X2, with product MTHCFAFSAVQFSSRNSLSLSLPFISKSNICFAVSAVQLSSRNSLSFPQPILLRHVISTRSNFEIDRVCRAHASSIGSYEGSSSTDLEDANSDGFDLGSFVSFAEALCILSSAVLSVVLAVNYVVVGEIGKKVLSLGFVGLVGSVATGLWLRRRQWMRICKGARESEGTNLIRRLEKLEEDLKSSTTIVRVLSRHLEKLGIQFRVTRKALKEPISERTR from the exons ATGACACATTGCTTCGCCTTCTCCGCCGTACAATTTTCTAGCCGGAATTCTTTATCATTATCGCTTCCTTTCATCAGCAAAAGCAACATCTGCTTCGCCGTCTCCGCCGTACAACTTTCTAGCCGGAATTCTTTATCATTCCCTCAGCCTATCCTCCTCCGCCACGTCATCTCTACCCGGTCTAATTTCGAGATCGATCGAGTTTGTAGAGCTCATGCGTCTTCTATCGGATCATACGAAGGTAGTTCTTCTACGGACCTCGAAGACGCCAATTCCGATGGCTTTGATTTGGGGAGCTTTGTTTCATTCGCGGAGGCGCTTTGTATTCTATCATCCGCCGTGTTATCGGTGGTTCTCGCGGTGAATTACGTGGTGGTTGGTGAAATCGGGAAAAAGGTTTTGTCTTTAGGTTTTGTTGGATTGGTTGGTTCAGTCGCCACTGGTTTGTGGCTTAGACGACGGCAATGGATGAGGATTTGCAAAGGAGCGAGAGAGAGTGAAGGGACGAATTTGATTCGAAGGTTGGAGAAACTTGAAGAGGATTTAAAAAGCTCGACCACCATTGTTAGAGTTCTTTCTAGGCATCTAGAGAAGCTTGGGATTCAGTTTCGGGTCACCCGGAAAGCTCTAAAGGAACCAATTTCTGAG AGAACAAGGTGA